From one Acidibrevibacterium fodinaquatile genomic stretch:
- a CDS encoding type II secretion system F family protein produces MLDLRLMLAGFIGLTGLSVSALLLQRGHEREQLWQARVRRVLAPHARQPHAAEAPPFRIGLRSSGAKPWQRAVALFGFHPERRDHYPVRWWIVLPAALLGARLVAGVIANLLGVASLFLVVPIWILLCRQVFKWFDERRRSALFRQFPDALAMIVRSVRVGIPVSEAIRLVARESVDPTRQEFTIIADKIAIGMLLDEALQQMGVRNNLPEYRFFATALSLQSQTGGGLAETLENLADVIRKRVAMRERGHALASEAKTSAGILAALPVFAGAGLALINPGYIGVLFFDPSGKRLMGIALGMLAGGIMIMRGLIRRSLT; encoded by the coding sequence ATGCTCGATCTCCGCCTGATGCTCGCGGGCTTCATCGGCTTGACCGGGCTTAGTGTGAGCGCGCTTTTGCTACAACGCGGCCATGAACGCGAACAGCTTTGGCAGGCGCGCGTCCGGCGTGTGCTCGCCCCGCACGCGCGACAACCGCACGCGGCCGAGGCGCCGCCGTTTCGGATCGGTCTTAGGAGCAGCGGCGCCAAACCCTGGCAGCGCGCGGTCGCGCTGTTTGGATTTCATCCCGAGCGGCGCGATCATTATCCGGTGCGCTGGTGGATTGTCCTGCCGGCCGCCTTGCTCGGCGCCAGGCTGGTGGCCGGCGTCATCGCTAATCTGCTGGGCGTGGCTTCGCTTTTTCTCGTCGTGCCGATCTGGATCCTGCTTTGTCGGCAGGTATTCAAATGGTTCGACGAACGCCGGCGTAGCGCCCTGTTTCGCCAATTTCCCGATGCTCTCGCCATGATCGTGCGTTCGGTCAGGGTCGGCATTCCGGTGAGCGAGGCGATACGACTGGTGGCGCGGGAAAGCGTCGATCCGACGCGGCAGGAATTCACTATCATTGCCGATAAGATCGCGATCGGCATGCTTCTCGATGAAGCGCTGCAGCAGATGGGGGTGCGCAACAATTTGCCGGAATACCGGTTCTTCGCGACCGCGCTTTCGCTGCAGAGCCAAACTGGCGGTGGTCTCGCCGAGACCCTCGAAAACCTCGCCGATGTCATCCGCAAGCGCGTTGCGATGCGCGAACGCGGCCACGCTTTGGCGTCGGAGGCAAAAACCAGCGCCGGGATTCTCGCGGCGCTTCCGGTTTTTGCCGGTGCTGGACTTGCGCTGATCAATCCCGGCTATATCGGTGTGCTGTTCTTCGATCCCAGCGGCAAACGCCTGATGGGCATCGCGCTCGGCATGCTCGCGGGCGGCATCATGATCATGCGCGGGCTAATCCGGCGCAGCCTGACATGA
- a CDS encoding AAA family ATPase, whose translation MAIYHFSVKIISRGQGRSVIAAAAYRAGERLRDHHLGRWQNYTRTKEMLALESGLAATAEALGKGGHKPVAPALCRQHAEAAGLGDEQALALGRITGATHLAAVVGHAGTGKSTLLGAARATWEAAGYRVRGAALSGIAAEGLQQGAGIESRTIASLLRQWGQGRETLSARDVLVVDEAGMVGSRDLAALLAAVQAAGARRAGP comes from the coding sequence GTGGCCATCTACCATTTTAGCGTCAAGATTATCTCCCGAGGCCAGGGCCGCAGCGTCATCGCCGCCGCCGCCTATCGCGCCGGAGAGAGGCTCCGCGACCACCATCTCGGCCGGTGGCAGAATTACACCCGCACAAAAGAGATGCTGGCGTTGGAGAGCGGTCTTGCGGCAACCGCCGAGGCGCTGGGAAAGGGCGGGCATAAGCCCGTGGCCCCGGCGCTGTGCCGCCAGCACGCCGAGGCTGCCGGGCTGGGGGACGAGCAGGCGCTGGCGCTCGGCCGTATCACCGGTGCCACCCATCTCGCCGCGGTGGTTGGCCATGCCGGCACCGGGAAGAGCACTCTGCTCGGGGCGGCGCGGGCGACGTGGGAAGCGGCGGGCTATCGCGTGCGCGGTGCCGCGCTTTCGGGGATTGCCGCCGAGGGGCTGCAGCAGGGGGCGGGGATAGAAAGCCGCACCATCGCCTCGCTGCTCCGGCAATGGGGGCAGGGGCGTGAGACGCTTTCGGCGCGTGATGTCCTGGTCGTCGACGAGGCGGGGATGGTCGGCTCGCGCGACCTCGCCGCCTTGCTGGCGGCGGTGCAAGCGGCGGGAGCGCGGCGAGCTGGGCCCTGA
- a CDS encoding tetratricopeptide repeat protein has product MIKQGSLVAVLLALAACGGSSKPTLSLPPQTPALSNGEPTLRVADAALLGGAPAMALEVADGILSKNPNDVLAHLRKGDALYQLKRYDEAEASFTTALKISPSNTTALLGIGRIRLAQDPAVAAKLFSDVLAKDRANAVALNDLGIARDLLGQHPAAQTSYRAALALKPDMLAARVNLGVSLAVSGHEKEALEVLRPLASSQDMSPRVRQDLAATLALAGQDSAARQLLSKDLDPAEVSEAMVGLERLSQRPF; this is encoded by the coding sequence ATGATCAAGCAGGGTTCGTTGGTTGCAGTATTGCTCGCCCTTGCGGCCTGCGGCGGATCAAGCAAGCCGACGCTCTCGCTGCCGCCCCAGACACCCGCCCTTAGCAACGGCGAACCAACCTTAAGGGTCGCCGACGCCGCATTGCTCGGCGGCGCGCCAGCAATGGCTCTGGAGGTTGCCGACGGAATTCTCTCAAAAAATCCCAATGATGTGCTTGCGCATTTGCGCAAAGGAGACGCGCTTTATCAACTCAAGCGCTATGACGAGGCGGAAGCAAGCTTCACCACCGCGCTCAAGATCAGCCCGAGCAATACGACAGCGCTGCTCGGCATTGGAAGGATTAGGCTTGCGCAGGATCCTGCGGTCGCGGCGAAGCTGTTTTCCGACGTTCTAGCTAAAGATCGCGCGAATGCAGTCGCTCTGAACGATCTTGGGATCGCGCGGGATTTGCTCGGCCAACATCCCGCCGCGCAAACATCCTACCGCGCTGCACTTGCCCTCAAGCCAGATATGCTGGCCGCACGGGTCAATCTCGGAGTGTCGCTCGCTGTCTCAGGACACGAAAAGGAAGCCCTCGAGGTGCTGCGGCCCCTGGCCAGTAGCCAGGACATGAGTCCGAGGGTACGCCAGGATCTCGCAGCTACCCTTGCGCTTGCGGGACAAGACAGCGCAGCGCGTCAGCTGCTTTCCAAAGACCTTGACCCGGCGGAGGTTTCCGAGGCGATGGTCGGCTTAGAACGCCTTTCCCAACGACCGTTTTGA
- a CDS encoding recombinase family protein → MTLRAVIYARYSSDNQRDASIEDQLEVCRRYIARQGWTLTTTYEDRAQSGASRFRPDFQRLLADAEARRFDVVVAEAIDRLGRKLADVADFFDRLTFYGVKLHVTNSGEVTPMHVGVMGMMAQMYLSDLRDKTLRGQLGRARGRDGCRAASPMATPSCPGMPPALARVASTRPRRPSCGGFSVTTPPANRPAPSPMS, encoded by the coding sequence ATGACCCTCCGCGCCGTCATCTACGCTCGCTATTCCTCCGACAACCAGCGCGACGCATCCATCGAAGACCAGTTGGAAGTCTGCCGCCGCTACATCGCGCGCCAGGGCTGGACCCTGACCACCACCTATGAGGACCGCGCGCAGAGCGGCGCCAGCCGGTTTCGTCCCGATTTCCAGCGCCTGCTCGCCGATGCCGAGGCGCGGCGCTTCGATGTCGTCGTCGCCGAGGCCATCGACCGGCTCGGGCGCAAGCTCGCCGATGTCGCCGATTTCTTCGACCGCCTGACCTTTTATGGCGTCAAGCTGCACGTCACCAACAGCGGCGAGGTGACGCCGATGCATGTCGGGGTGATGGGCATGATGGCGCAGATGTATCTCTCCGACCTCCGCGACAAAACCCTGCGCGGCCAGCTCGGCCGGGCGCGGGGGCGGGACGGGTGCCGGGCGGCATCGCCTATGGCTACGCCGTCGTGCCCGGGGATGCCTCCGGCGCTGGCGCGCGTCGCATCAACGAGGCCGAGGCGGCCATCGTGCGGCGGATTTTCCGTGACTACGCCGCCGGCAAATCGGCCCGCACCATCGCCCATGAGCTGA
- a CDS encoding type II secretion system F family protein translates to MKNLSILVFATASFAALLAASGVLLWRMAGQERILARLRAVQPGAERRQRERSRNVALRLIAAIGNAISRSGLLSGRTRAELEHTLTRAGFRRGHGLEVFVGAKLILLVTMPALGLVLSARLGLADISRNVLLAAAAMVGLLAPDFVLRSLRKNHLKALERGLPDALDLMVICTEAGLGLEPTILRVATEIRHAHAAVADEFAQTANELRITSDVRGALLNAGTRTGLDGIKRLATTLVQTIQYGTPLSQALRTLAAEMRQEMLTRFEARAARLPVLLTVPMIVFILPCVFLVVGGPAMVQVMRMMSH, encoded by the coding sequence ATGAAAAATCTCTCGATCCTTGTCTTTGCGACGGCATCCTTCGCAGCGCTTCTGGCCGCGAGCGGCGTTCTACTATGGCGGATGGCGGGCCAGGAGCGGATCCTCGCGCGCCTTCGTGCTGTCCAGCCGGGCGCGGAGCGGCGACAGCGCGAGCGCTCCCGAAACGTTGCGCTCCGGCTGATCGCGGCGATCGGCAATGCGATTTCGCGGAGTGGCCTGCTTTCCGGCCGAACCCGCGCCGAACTCGAGCACACACTCACGCGGGCCGGATTCCGGCGTGGGCATGGGTTGGAGGTATTCGTCGGCGCAAAACTTATACTGCTGGTGACAATGCCGGCGCTCGGCCTCGTGCTTTCGGCGCGTCTCGGCCTCGCGGACATCTCGCGCAATGTCCTGCTCGCCGCCGCCGCCATGGTTGGGCTTTTGGCGCCTGATTTCGTCCTGCGCAGCCTGCGGAAAAACCATTTAAAAGCGCTCGAGCGCGGGCTGCCGGACGCGCTCGATCTGATGGTCATCTGCACCGAGGCCGGGCTCGGCCTCGAGCCGACGATCCTCAGGGTCGCGACCGAAATCCGCCATGCCCACGCGGCGGTCGCCGATGAATTCGCGCAGACCGCGAACGAATTGCGCATCACTTCCGATGTGCGCGGCGCTTTGCTCAATGCCGGCACCCGGACCGGACTCGATGGGATCAAGCGTCTAGCGACGACCCTGGTGCAAACGATCCAATATGGCACACCGCTCAGCCAGGCACTCAGGACTTTGGCGGCGGAGATGCGCCAAGAGATGCTGACCCGGTTCGAGGCGCGGGCGGCGCGATTGCCGGTGCTGCTCACTGTGCCGATGATCGTTTTCATTCTTCCCTGTGTTTTTTTGGTCGTCGGTGGCCCGGCGATGGTACAGGTGATGCGGATGATGAGCCATTGA